The stretch of DNA ACCAGCGGCTCCTCGTTCGCGGCGCGGACGTTGATCACGTGGACGGCCGCGGCCAGGGCTCCTCCGAGCACGTACAGCGGCAGGCATATCTGCAGCACGATCCTCTCGGACACGACGGGCGACGGCGTGGCGGTGTTGCTCTGGTCCGCCGGCCTCCGGCGGCCGGACCACACGAGCTGAAGGAGGCGCAGCTGCAGCACGAAGGCGAGCAGCGTTGGCGCCCTCATCACCACCTCCTTCACCTCGCGCCAGTCGCTCGTCCAGTACAAGGAGTACCGGCTCCTCCTGCTCGTGAACAGGGCGTCGAAGTTGAGCACGAGAGGCGTGAGGTAGCCCAGCGTGAGGATGGCGAGCATGGTGATCGACGTCGCCGGAGCCGCCTCGGGGTTGTTCTTGGTGCGGAGGATCTGCAGGACGGTGAAGACGCACGACAGCGTCGTGGACGCcaccagcatgatgccctccaggTCCATCCTCGATATCGCCTCCGACACTTGGTCCGAGTACATCCCGTACAAACCGATGTCGATCTTGTCGAAGTAAAGGCGATCGGACTTGTCTCTGAGGCTGCTGATTACTCCTGTGCCGTGCCCCTTACCCCTGGCATCAAGGGAGGCGAACTTCACAGTGACCAGTATTTGGCAGTCGGTCGAGTCGTTGTGCTCTCGGCATCCGACCATGCACAGGATGCCCCTCTTGGGATCATAAACGCCCTCTGCTGAGATTCGCCGTTTGTGAAGGCTAACTGAGTATGACCGATTCGTGGGAGGCACCCAGCCTTCAGGTGGAGCATGATAATGTATATCGTAGCTGACACTTAGCAGATCCTGCTTCGTGTCAACCTCAAGCACCCCATTCCGCGAGAGAGAATCTTCGGCGGCCAGCCTATCCCCGTAGACCATCACCGGACCGATTGCCACAGGGTAGGCTTCTCCATGGCCATGCCCCGAGTTTCTCCCGTAGAACTGAAGCATGAAGTCGTGGTAAGTGTAATTACCGGCCGGGAACGAGCCCTTGATCTTCTTCGTCTTGATCTTCAGGTAATGCTTCTTGGCCACCTCAAGGATCGTCTTGTTGTAGCTGTACTTCACATCTGAGAGGTTGCTGCTTCTGTGGTCGTCGGTGACGTCGATGAATCCGTTGTCGGCGGCGTCCATGCTCGACGCTGTTGTCACACCGTCGTGGCTGCCAGTACCCGTCTGGCTCCAGTTCCAAAGCATCCCGGCCACGACGCTCCGGTCCCGCACCGTCCACACGGCCGGGAACCAGAAGCTCATCCTGATCCCGCACTCGTCCTTTGGCACCGCCAGAGCAGACGGCGGCGAGGCCGAGCGCCGCACCCGGCACGCCCTGAGGCAGAGCAGGCCCCGATCCTGGTCCCAGTGCCCGTCGGCCACGACAGCCTCCTCGTCCACCAAGAAGCGGTGTTGCTGGTAGTTGAAGAATCGGCGCCTCTCGGTCGACCCAGTGTCGTTGGAGAACACCACGTACGCGCGCACGGCACCCTTGGCGGTGCACTGCATCTGGTTGACGTGCATCCGCCGCGGAAGCGGTTCGCCGCCATGCTCCAGCCTGTACGAGGTCACGAGCTGTTGTTTCAGATGGGCGCACCAGGCGAAGCCGCTGCCGAGCACCTGGAGCGAGCCCCTGGCGGGCTGCGTCGGCGTCGGTGCGCTGCAGTCGTCCGCGCCCTCGGAGGCGTACTTGTAGTTGTCGCCCTCGGCGTACGAGAGGAGCTGGATGGCCCCGAAGCCGGAGACCTCTAGACTGCCGGTCACGAAGGGATCGGTGAGGGAGGGACGGTCGGGGACGCGGAGGCGGAGGACGACGTCGGGGTAGTGCTTGGGAGAGCCGTCGGCGGCGAGCTCGGTGCCCTTCCCGGCCATGCAGAGTTCGAGTGAGGCGGAGGAGTAGAAGCCGTCGAGGACGAAGGAGATGGACCCGGTGTCGGTGTAATTGCGGCGGCGTCCAGGCCTGCCGTAGGTGCGGATGCGGGGGCCGGTGAGGGTGAGGGTGGCAGTGAGGTGCACGAGAGCCTGGTCGCTGGTGTGGGAGGCGCCGTGGGGGAAAAGGGAAAACGAGCGATAGCTGCCGTAGAGGTCATCATCGTCGGCGGCGGAGAACAAGCTGTCCGCGCCCTCGGAGAAGTAACCGGTGGAGATCTGGAAGAAGCTGGTGAGTAAGAGGGTTTCGTTGCCGTCGGTGTAGCGGTCGTCAGCGTGTCCGGGCTTGGGGCAGACGGAGGAGTAGGACGCGGCGGAGAGCGTGGCGGTGGACACGAGCAAAAGGAGGCAGAGGAACAGGCCGGGATGGTTCCGCGGTGGCGCCATTTTTTTGTTGGTTGGCCGGGGAGGAGGAGGATCAAGGGTGAGCCTGCGTGATGTGTCTATATAATGCCAGTAGCAGACTGGCAGGGTGAAGTGGGTGATGCTGCGAGGTGGGACGGCTTGACTTGTCAGAGACCTTTGGTGGTTGTCCGATCCAGTGGGCTGGATGGCACGGAACGATCTACGTTCAGATAATTTTTCGATCTTTTTTGCGTGCAACTTGCTTCATCGAGGAAAAAATGGGAAGAAATGTGTTGTGGCCACGAGTGTCTGGCAGGGAAGATTCATAAAAGCAGTCAGCGGAGAGCTACTGGTATATTTGCCAATGGGTCCTACAGACTTATTGTCTTGTCATGCTTTTCAAAGTAAACGTCAACGTCAACGTTCAACCCTTTCGTTTGAATGGAAGGAACACTCCGCGGACTCTTGGAGCCATGCACTGCCCCAGCATCACGGATCtggcttgcctgctccctctcCGTGCTTCCATCCGTGTTCCCACTTAATCCTACGGctgccttttttcctttttttttcaaATCTAATCATCTCCTCACTGATTTTAAGATGGTGGGGCCGAGCCTTATTTTGCtccaatcaaatcaagccacGTAGACGGGAGCACGGATGGGCACACGACAGGGGAGCAGACAAGTCTCGTCCCAGCATCACGTCTTATATGTCCATAAAAGTCACAAATACTAGCCCATCCGTCTTTCCTTTGTACTAATTTTACTATAAAATTATATTAAAGTTAAGACATTTATTTTAGGGCGGAGGAATACTAATTTTATTAAAGTTGTACTGAAGTAAAATCATTTATTTTAGGACGGAAAGAGTAAATGGCATGACACGACGCTTCTAGAGCACATCTAGCCAAAGTCTCATAATTCCTTGAAACATTCCACTTTGAGTTAAATCAGATCTAGTTGAACTTTTAAGAAGTTTAGTTGCTTAAATTTTTATCAGAAACGTCTGCTGCCTCTCAATTTTGAGCAACCAAAATGTGTTCTCTACTAAAGATCCCCTCCCCCCGCGCAGTCGCATCTCTTCTCTGCCTCCATGCTGATACCGCACTCCTTGCCTTTGGCGGCCACCGCGCACTCTCGGCGGTTCCCTGTAGTCCGCACCTACCTCCCGCCCAACTTCGATTTGTTCCTCCGCTGGAATCGTCACATCTAGCCGTCGCAAGCTTGTCACAAGGAGGGCCACCGTGGAGTTTCCGGACCTCCTATTCGAGCTATCACCGCCTCCTCGAGCTCCATGTCGGAACGATGGTCGTTACCGCAGTATCGCTAGGTGCGGCAACAGTTGTGGGGCACTTGGGAAGCGGAGATCCaaaatacacacacacacacacgaaagAAGAGGTGGCTCGACACATTTGCTACAATGAAGTAGGCGACACGTGCCTATAAATGTCACATCACTCTGCTACTCCGGAAGCCAGACGAAGCTTAACTTCCCCGCCGACACCCCCGTCGTAGACTTTCTCGCACCTCCTATTAGAGTGGTTTCTTGTGTCGAGGTGAAGGAGCACGACAAGGCCGAGAATGAGCTCGAGGCCAGGCACGCCGATGCAGACTACATACCCAAGCTCATCGCGAAGAAACCACAACTCCTCGTAGAGGACCAAACGTGGTTCGAGGCCAAGGAGAATGATGAGATGTTTCGCAGACCAAACACTATTTGATGGAATTTAGCATGTGAATCTACCAACCGAGTTCATGGCTTTTCTTTGGATCAATGTTAAATGACCATGGTATATTGGCAAACTTCTCCCTTGAAACCATGAACCTTCTCAAGGACCATTCTGATTCCAAGAATATTTGTAGAGTTTACCTTTGAATCATAATATTCAATTATGTTTTGACTCTGTACTGCAGGGCAACAGCCCCACAATCCTTTATTCATCTCCATACTAAGAAATACATTTACATATGTACATGCCTAACTAAAGGTAGAAAAAGTAAAAGAAGTTACTACCTAGGATAAGAAGTGCCCATAAACTAGGAAATAGAAGAAATCCAGCTCATAAGACTATCCCTATAGTTACATTAGTCCTATGAGACAACAAGGTGATGTCATGGATAAAATTTCTGCGCCAAGCCCTAAAAAGTTGGTCTGTCATTTCTGAAAACCTTCTCATTTCTTACTATGCAGATATTCTAGGCCACACTGAGCACAACCTCAGTAAAGGAAGGGTTT from Triticum urartu cultivar G1812 chromosome 3, Tu2.1, whole genome shotgun sequence encodes:
- the LOC125544566 gene encoding uncharacterized protein LOC125544566 codes for the protein MAPPRNHPGLFLCLLLLVSTATLSAASYSSVCPKPGHADDRYTDGNETLLLTSFFQISTGYFSEGADSLFSAADDDDLYGSYRSFSLFPHGASHTSDQALVHLTATLTLTGPRIRTYGRPGRRRNYTDTGSISFVLDGFYSSASLELCMAGKGTELAADGSPKHYPDVVLRLRVPDRPSLTDPFVTGSLEVSGFGAIQLLSYAEGDNYKYASEGADDCSAPTPTQPARGSLQVLGSGFAWCAHLKQQLVTSYRLEHGGEPLPRRMHVNQMQCTAKGAVRAYVVFSNDTGSTERRRFFNYQQHRFLVDEEAVVADGHWDQDRGLLCLRACRVRRSASPPSALAVPKDECGIRMSFWFPAVWTVRDRSVVAGMLWNWSQTGTGSHDGVTTASSMDAADNGFIDVTDDHRSSNLSDVKYSYNKTILEVAKKHYLKIKTKKIKGSFPAGNYTYHDFMLQFYGRNSGHGHGEAYPVAIGPVMVYGDRLAAEDSLSRNGVLEVDTKQDLLSVSYDIHYHAPPEGWVPPTNRSYSVSLHKRRISAEGVYDPKRGILCMVGCREHNDSTDCQILVTVKFASLDARGKGHGTGVISSLRDKSDRLYFDKIDIGLYGMYSDQVSEAISRMDLEGIMLVASTTLSCVFTVLQILRTKNNPEAAPATSITMLAILTLGYLTPLVLNFDALFTSRRSRYSLYWTSDWREVKEVVMRAPTLLAFVLQLRLLQLVWSGRRRPADQSNTATPSPVVSERIVLQICLPLYVLGGALAAAVHVINVRAANEEPLVVRIGGEPATIWEDLVSYGGLILDGFLLPQIILNASLAGSGLRAISPWFYAGVTMTRVMPHVYDVVRRQVYEPSMSSSDLYASPRGDLFGVAWDIIIPCGAGVLAVLVFLQQRLGGSALLPSQRKRSGGYEMVSSI